The Paenibacillus sp. FSL R7-0345 DNA segment CGCAGCATTTGCCGGCGATGGAAACCGTTTCTTCGTTAGCTTCTGTAGCCCGGTTAGCCAGCAGCGCCTCGTATTTGGATTCGTAAAGCGCCGGACGCGGATTGTCTGTCATACCGCCGTCAACGGCTACATATTTGCGTACACCCGGAATTTCCTTGTTTGTGCCCACTGTGTACAGCGTAGTCCCGGCATCGCCGACGATGCTGCGGCCCGGTTCCACCCAGATCTGCGGCAGGGAGCTGCCGATTCCGCTGAAATGCGTCTTCACGGCATCTGTGATGGCAGCAACATATTCCGATACGAGCAGCGGCGTGTCACCGTCCACATAACGGATACCAAAGCCGCCGCCGAGATTGACGACAGGGAAATCAATGTTCAGCTCTTCCTTCACCTTGCGGGTGAAATCGGCAATCCGTTCAACTGCCAGCTGGAAGCCTTCGGTTTCAAAGATCTGTGAGCCGATATGCGAATGAACGCCCAGTAATTGCAGATTGGCTTTGTCCGCCGCCTGCTGTACGGCAGCATAAGCGGAGCCGTTGCCGATATCGAAGCCGAACTTGGAATCAGTCTGGCCGGTAGAAGCATAGGCATGGTGTGCATGGGCTTCTACGCCTGGCGTTACGCGCAGCAGCACATTCACAGTCACTTCCTTGCTGGCGGCAATAGCCTGCAGTAGGCTCAGTTCAACCAGGTTATCGACTACGAAGCAGCCGATTCCCGCATCAATTGCCATTTCAATCTCGTCCGGCGTCTTGTTGTTACCGTGGAAGTGAATGCGCTCAGCCGGGAATCCGGCCTGGAGTGCTGTGTACAGCTCCCCGTCAGATACTACGTCCAGTGACAGCCCTTCTTCATCAACCAGCCGGCACATAGCCATGATCGAGAACGCCTTGCTCGCATAAGCAACCTGGAAGCCCAGACCGGATGCTCTGAAGGCATCCATGTACTCGCGGCAGCGCTGACGGATCAATTGCTCGTCCATTATATATAGCGGGGTACCATATTCCGCCTTCAGTTCGGTCACATCACATCCGCCGATTTCCAGATGTCCTGCATCATTAATCCGGCTCGTCCCGTGTAAAAACATTGTCCAGTCCTCCAATTTCCGTGGAACGTCTTGATTCCACCCTGTCTATTGTATGATTTTAAGCCCCGCAGAGTTCCATAATCAGGCTTCAGGCTGAAACCCGGACTTCACAGGGGCTATTTAGTGTATTCAGTATAACAGACAGTGGGAACTTCATAGAATGGACTAATTTGCAGTTGATTTGTATTTTTTGTACGGCTACTTTTCATTCTCCTGAACAGGCGGCATCCTTGTGTTATCGCGTGTTTTGTTAAAAGACGGCCTTGCTTTGGAGCTAAGCACCGGCTGCCGCACCAGAATGGCCCCCATCGCCTTTGCATTAAATGGTATAAACGGCCACAAATATGAGGAGTTATAGGACCGGTGCGTAGTCAGCAGTATGACAAGAAGCGTTGACCCGATCATAAAGCCCTGCACCTGGAAAGCGGCCACAGCAAGCAGCAGCGCAAGCCTGACAATCCGGTTGGCGAGTCCGAGCTCATAGCTCGGGGTTGCGAACATCCCGATTGAGGCAACCGCCATATACAGTACGACCTCGTTCACAAAAAGCCCGGTCTGCACAGCAATGTCTCCGACCAGTATCGCGGCAATCAGACCCATCGCCGAGCCCAGCGGTGTCGGTGTATGCACGGCGGCCATACGCAGCAGATCGACCCCCAGCTCAACGATCAGAAACTGGGCCAAAATCGGGATTTTCGCCATTTTCTGCGGGCCGATGAACTCCAGCATGGCCGGCTTGAGCTCGGGATGGATAACCATCAGCATCCACAGCGGGAGCAGAAACATGGAGGCGAACACGCCGATAAACCGCACCCAGCGCAGATAGGTGCCCATGAACGGGGTCTGCCTGTTCTCCTCGGCATGCTGGCAGAGATCAAAAAACGTCGTCGGCAGGACAATAACGCTCGGCGAAGTATCCACAAAAATGACAACCCGGCCTTCCAGCAGGTGCGAAGCCACGGTATCAGGGCGTTCTGAATACCGGACAAGCGGATACGGATTCCAGCCTCTGCCGACAATCGCCTCCTCCAGCTGTTTGTCCGCCAGCGGAATACCGTCAATATCAATGCTTTTGATTTTGTCGGTAACGGCCTGTACCTGTGTCTTGTCCACAATATCATCAATATAGGCTACACAGACATCAGTCCGCGTCCGCCGGCCGACCTGGTGCATCTCATATTTCAATCCGGGATCGCGGAGCCTTCTGCGTACCAGTGCTACATTGCTTAGCAGTGTTTCGGTAAACCCGTCACGGGCTCCGCGCACCACCCGCTCAATTGAGGGCTCATCCGGGCCGCGTGCCGGATAGGCACGGGTGTCCATGATGATAACCTGGTCTTCACCCTCAATAAAGAATACACTCATCCCCGAGAGCACTTTATTGATGCTCTCGCTCAGCAGCTCGCCTTTTTCCACCTGAATATGAGGGATGTATTCGGTCATAAAGCTGCTTAGCGCACCAGTCGATACCTCATCAGGGGTCAGATAGGTCAGCCTCTTCAG contains these protein-coding regions:
- the lysA gene encoding diaminopimelate decarboxylase, whose protein sequence is MFLHGTSRINDAGHLEIGGCDVTELKAEYGTPLYIMDEQLIRQRCREYMDAFRASGLGFQVAYASKAFSIMAMCRLVDEEGLSLDVVSDGELYTALQAGFPAERIHFHGNNKTPDEIEMAIDAGIGCFVVDNLVELSLLQAIAASKEVTVNVLLRVTPGVEAHAHHAYASTGQTDSKFGFDIGNGSAYAAVQQAADKANLQLLGVHSHIGSQIFETEGFQLAVERIADFTRKVKEELNIDFPVVNLGGGFGIRYVDGDTPLLVSEYVAAITDAVKTHFSGIGSSLPQIWVEPGRSIVGDAGTTLYTVGTNKEIPGVRKYVAVDGGMTDNPRPALYESKYEALLANRATEANEETVSIAGKCCESGDMLIWDVELPAVNSGDLLAVACTGAYNYSMASNYNRIRRPAVVFVQNGQSDVVVRRESHGDIVANDIVPERIAKNAVTK